A genomic window from Lycium barbarum isolate Lr01 chromosome 4, ASM1917538v2, whole genome shotgun sequence includes:
- the LOC132638213 gene encoding abscisic acid receptor PYR1-like: protein MDNNRPEPESQPGSSTSTITNHHLTVPAGLTPSEFQQLTSSITEFHSYQVNSGQCSSLLAQRIHAPPHTVWKILRRFDKPQTYKHFIKSCSVSKDFTISVGSTRDVSVISGLPAATSTERLDILDDDRHVTGFSIIGGEHRLRNYRAVTTVHGLEKEDGEIWTVVLESYVVDVPEGNTEEDTRLFADTVVKLNLQKLANVTETMAREGVASGGGGGASHR, encoded by the coding sequence ATGGATAATAATAGACCTGAACCAGAATCCCAACCCGGCTCATCTACATCAACAATCACAAACCATCACTTAACAGTTCCAGCAGGTTTAACTCCCTCAGAATTCCAACAACTAACTTCATCCATCACTGAGTTCCATTCATACCAAGTCAACTCAGGCCAATGCTCTTCCCTACTTGCACAACGCATCCACGCGCCTCCACACACCGTTTGGAAAATCTTACGACGTTTCGACAAACCTCAAACATACAAACACTTCATCAAAAGCTGTTCTGTAAGTAAAGACTTTACTATATCCGTAGGGTCTACACGTGACGTCAGTGTTATATCTGGTTTACCGGCTGCAACAAGTACTGAAAGGCTAGATATATTGGATGATGACCGACACGTAACGGGGTTTAGTATTATTGGTGGGGAACATAGGTTGAGGAATTATAGGGCTGTTACGACAGTGCATGGATTGGAAAAGGAGGATGGAGAGATCTGGACCGTTGTTTTGGAATCGTACGTTGTTGATGTACCTGAAGGGAATACGGAAGAAGATACAAGGCTTTTTGCTGATACTGTTGTGAAATTGAATCTTCAGAAATTGGCTAATGTTACTGAAACTATGGCACGTGAAGGTGTTgctagtggtggtggtggtggtgcaaGTCACAGGTGA